A DNA window from Octopus sinensis unplaced genomic scaffold, ASM634580v1 Contig02656, whole genome shotgun sequence contains the following coding sequences:
- the LOC118760964 gene encoding uncharacterized protein LOC118760964 — protein sequence MRKYRSWSSSERNEEAESFYAKSIPILLIEPEKEKTYWTYANRKLCSARLTTIEDEISTTPSEHVHPPTPIENHAEKVKEEIKLLAGRTEQLPRSIVEAVASDISLSVAGCFPKLESLKCRVRRKRPVINEDELYKTPRGDNVLLYRNDEVSIFGTVENLAIVCDVFISICKTNKTLCAFFIC from the exons ATGCGGAAGTATCGATCATGGAGTTCATCAGAACGGAACGAGGAGGCAGAAAGCTTCTATGCAAAGAGTATACCTATATTATTGATAgaaccagaaaaagaaaagacttaTTGGACTTATGCAAATCGTAAACTGTGCAGCGCTAGACTGACAACGATTGAGGATGAAATTAGCACAACTCCTTCTGAACACGTACATCCACCTACGCCGATTGAAAATCACGCTGAAAAAGTTAAGGAAGAAATAAAGCTTCTTGCTGGACGAACTGAACAATTGCCGCGTTCTATAGTTGAAGCCGTAGCTTCCGATATCTCCTTGAGCGTTGCTGGATGTTTTCCGAAATTGGAATCTCTTAAATGTAGAGTGCGACGGAAAAGACCAGTTATTAATGAGGATGAATTGTATAAAACGCCAAGAGGTGATAATGTTTTACTATATAGAAATGACGAGGTTTCTATATTTGGTACTGtggaaaatttag CAATTGTATGCGAtgtctttatttctatttgtaaGACTAACAAAACTTTGTGTGCTTTTTTCATATGTTGA